CACGATATCATTGTCATCAGAATAAGTAGCATGGCCTTTTTTGTCTGTAGTTTCAGAAACAACATGTTTATTTTTATCGAGTACTAAACGGTCAGCATAACCATGGTGTCTCATGTAACTATAGTAATTCATATCATCAATTGAGATGATTAGTGGCTTTTTACCTTTCGGCAATTTTATTTTTTTGGCTTTTACATGATGAGATGATAAGTCGTATACATCATGTGGATTAACGATGATGTAATTATTTTTATATAATTCGTTCAATGATTTTTTAAATTCACTTACAGTAATCATCCAATCATTGTTGCCCTTAGCTTGGTGTGTATCTCCTGTAAACGCAACTTTTGGGTCTGTAATTAATGGGTGATAAAACACATGATAAACTTGGCCGTGATATGTTTCCCAATGTTCATCCATTTTCGATTTATGCTTTGCATACTCATTTGGATTAACAGATTTATTTTGAGCTTTCTCATTTTGCTTGGAACAGCTATATAACAATGCAACTGATAATAACAGAAAAAATAGCAATAAATATTTTTTATGCATTAAACATTCTCCCTATGTTTTATTATGCACAATTATAACATTTTTATTATGTGGCTCATAACTTTTTAAGAAACTGTTGGGATTTTAATTTTATTTTTTAGATAATGTCATAGTATTTTATTTATAAAACACAATATCTCCTTGATTGATAATGTCGTCCATAGTATCGTCTCGCTTGAATTTAAGCCTTTCTGCTAAATTTATTGAACGTTGGTTACACTTATTTGTCCTGATAACTTTTACTGTTTCTTGATCGATATAATTCACAAAATTTGTGATTGCTGTAATAGCCTCACATGCGTACCCTTGTCCTTCAAAACTTGGATGTAATTTATAAAATAAATTTAATACTGTTTCTTGCTTTAATTGTCGATATTCATATCCACAAATACCAATAACACTACAATCTATTTTTTTTACCAATACAAAGTAACCAAATTGATATTGTTGCCAATGGTTTCGCCATTTTTCAATCCACCGTTGTGTGTCTAATTTGGAATTATGTAAACCTTTGGGAGTGTATATATTTGCTTGTGGATGACTACAAATATTATAAAGTTCAATTAAATGCGAGGAACTTGGAATCATTAAATTTAATCTTTCAGTATTTATCATTAAATGTCTCCCTCCTATTTCTATTTAAAGACTATTTATATGAATACTAATGCCACGGGTTGAAATATCGACTATTATTTAAAAAGAATAATGTAACTACTAACATCAGAAGTATTAACGTCAAACACAAAACAACATAATCATCTTTTTTTAATTGTTTTTTGACGTACCAGGTTCTCCTTTTATACTGTCCGAATTGTCTTAACTCCATAGCAGTACTAATAGTGTCAATTCTTTCGATACTAGAAAATATTAAAGGTAACACAATGCGTTTGATACCTTTAACACGGCTAGTAAATTTTGCTTTTTTCGAATTATCATATCCTCTTGCTTGTTGCGCTTGTGAAATATTAAAATATGTTTCTTGAATATCTGGAATATACCTTAATGCTAGTGAGACTGCGTAACTGATTTTATAATTCACACCTAGCTGATTTAAACTTGCAGCAAAATGACTCGGATTCGTTGTGAATAAAAATATTAACGCTAAAGGAACTGTACTAATATATTTTAATATTAGATTAAAAAGATAGAATAATTCCTGTGATGTTAGCGTAAATCGACCAATACCATTGACTAACTCTGTACGCTGATTATAAATCTTCACACCATATTCAGGGTCAAATATGTACACGGCAATAATATTTAATATTGTGAAAAACAGAATGAATTTAACAACAAAGCGAACTTGTTTCCATTCAATATGAGCATATTTGACCAATAAAATAGATGAAGCACTAATTAAAATTAAATATCTTGTGTCATAAGTCACCATTGCAGAAATAGAAACAACTAATAAGAATAAAAGTTTAACAGTCGCATTTAATTGATGAATACGACTATTTCCCGGGTGAAAACCTATAGTATTATATTGATTCATTGGCGTCTCACCTTCCTATCATGGTTAATAAATAATTGTACTAATTTCTGTGGCTCGCTAATCCCTATATATTCGGCCATTTCAAATAGCGATGTTTGTCTCAATGATGCAATCTCACAGATTTTTTTATCATTTAAAACCAATACTGGCGTGGTATCAGCAACGACTTGACCTTTTGATAATACAACTGTTCTTGAACTATACTCAGACAATAAATGCATATCATGCGTAATCATAATAATCGTCTTCCCCTGTCTGTTTAGTTCAATTAAAAATGACATTATCTCATTATAATGATAGAAATCTTGACCAGCAGTCGGTTCATCCAATATGATTATTTCCGGATTTAAGACTAAAACAGATGCTATAGTGACCCTCTTTTTTTGACCATAGCTTAAAGCTGCAATTGGCCAATTCCGAAATGCATAAAGTCCGCATATTTTGAGCACATTCTCTACTCGTATCTTTATATCTGATTCTTTCATACCTCGTGCTCTTAACCCTAATGCTACTTCATCGTAAATCATTTTTTCAGAAATCATATGATTTGGATTTTGCATCACATAACCTACGAATTCAGATCGTTCGCTAATTGACAATTGATTAAATCCCCTATTACAAAATTGGATATTACCTGTTATATCTAAAAATCCACAAATTGCTTTAGCAAGTGTTGATTTGCCGGCACCATTGTGACCAACTATACTAAGCATTTCTCTTCTATAAACATTTAATTGAACATTATTAAGTACACTATTACTATAGTCACTATATTGAACACATACCTCATTTAATTCTAATAGCGGTTCAGATTTGTACTTATTATCATTATTTGCAGATGTTTCATCTATCCATTTTTTCACTTTAAATTTAACATGTTCACTCATACAAACGTCACGTAAATTCGCTAAGTTATCAATGGATTCGACATCTACTTCTGCATATTTAAGCGCTGTACAGTATAATGGTTCACGTATGCCTGCTTCTTTAAGCTTAGATGATTTTAGCAAATCACTAGGCGTTGTATTAGCGATGATTTTTCCATCTTTAAAAAGAAGAACTCTATCAAACGTATCATCTAATGATTCTTCTAATCGATGTTCGACAATAATCATCGTTGACTTTGTTTCTTCATGAATATTGTTTAACAATCTCAGCGTTTCATGTCCTGTCGCAGGATCTAAATTGGCCAGTGGCTCATCCAATATTAAAATAGGCGTACGATGGATTAATATACCACCTAATGAAACGCGTTGTTTTTGACCTCCAGATAAATCTTGCGGTCGGTGATTTAAATGTTCTATCATGCCAACTTTTTCAGCCCAATAACTTACATTTTTCTTCATATCATCTTGTTCAACACAATTATTTTCTAATAAAAAGGCCATATCTTCAGCTGCTGTTAAGCCTATGAACTGTCCATCTGTATCTTGTAAAACTGTACCAACAACATTAGATCTATCATGTAAACAACTAACGGTTGCATCTTGATTATTTATATATAGTTCCCCAGTTATGTTACCTTTAGTTTTAAATGGAATTAATCCGTTTATGCAATTTGCAAAAGTCGATTTACCACTACCCGAAGCACCAACTACTAATACTTTTTCTCCTGGATAAATATCAACATTTATATTCTGTAATGTAGGTGTTGCTTGACTATGATATTGAAAACTAAAGTCTTTGAACGAGATAATTGGTTCAGTCATGATATATCATTACCTTTCTATATTCATTTACATATCTGATTCAACAAAATAACTATTCCTTACGTAAACTACCTTTTTTAATTTGAGATGAAGCATATGCTTTTAATAATATTGTCCCAATAATGCCAACTGAAATAATATTTAATACTGCAGAGATAACACCTTGTGTATAAACCTTGTTAGCTGGTTCGTTATAAATCAAAATATCTAATGTTGGTGCAATAAGTGCCCAGCAAATAATATTCGCAATAATTTGACCGATATTAAAATAAACCATCGATTTCCTAGAAAATCGGCCTGAAGAAAGATTTAATTTTAGTCCAATCCAGCCATATAAACAGCCTATAATTCCCGAGCAAATAACCCAACTCCACCAGGCACTACCGTATGTCGTAAAATCTTTAATAGCATGTCCAACTAATCCAGTCATTAAACCAGCAAAAGGTCCAAATATTGCAGATATTAATGCTAAAAATGCATATGATGTTTCTATATTCGTATTAGGAAAACCTGTTGGTATTACAACAAAACGCCCTAAAATTACAAATACCGCTGCTCCTATACCAATTGCAACAACAGTTTTAACTGAAATATCTTGTTTTTTCATCTTCATTACTCCTTACATAAAAAATTCATTATATTGATGGTGCTTTAGATAAATGAATCGTCCAATCATTTCCAGTACCAATATGATATAAATCTGAAAATGAGTCTTGATTGACTGCTACACCAATATTTACTAGCGAGTTAACATACACAAGAGGTTCACCCACATTAACATCTGCAAACGATCGCGCAAATTTAATAATATTTTGATAGACTTTCTTATCTTGATGATAAATTGTTACCACCAAATTATTACCATGAACAATTTCCAAGGATTTTAAGAATGCCAATGGAATATTTGTCCATAATGACCCAAATCTGATATCTAAAATATCAATGCTTCCTGTAACAGAATCCTCATTTTTTGTCACTTCTCTTATTTCTAATGCCTCAATACTATCAACATTAATTGCCTGACCGAGACGTTCAAACGCTATCTTATTTGCAGCTAATCTCGCACCATTGTATGCATAAACATCTCTACCATGAAAAGTATGACTTTCTTCCGAATGAGGCAATCGGCTTTTCACTTCATCAATTTCGATAACTTTTTTAATACCTTCGTAATGTTTAATATGACTTAAAGAACCATTATCAGGTGTAATAATGTAATGACCTGAATATGTTAAGCAAGCAATGCTCCGCCTATCACTACCTACACCCGGGTCTACCACTGATACAAAAACTGTGCCTTTAGGCCAGTATTTTACAGTTTGATATAAACGATATGACGCTACCCAAATGTCATACGGTGGTATATCATGCGTTAAGTTTTCAACACGTATATCATCACTTACAGTATATGCAACTCCATACATTGCACTTACAGCGCCATCACTAAGTCCAAAATCTGATTGCAATACCAAATAATTTCCCATAAAATGCCTCCTTTTTTTAAAACTTCAAAAAAATATTATCTACATATTTAATGTTCTATATTTTGAATTTTCAGAATTATATTAAAATAGTACGAGTCACTTGATGCAAAGTCAATAGTAGTGACTATAAAAATGATAATAATAGTCAGATTTATCTCATTAACTAAATTTCACGGACTTGTAATCACTTCTTTATGTTTGAATTAATTGACTAGGGTATAACAATAGTGTGGTGTTTTATAGGTCATTCTTTAAATACATCACAGAAAATATTCGAATTCGAAATAAAATGCTTGCATCTTTGTTTTTTAGGTGGTATTGTATGTATATCAAGTATAAAAAATATATCTAAGAGATAAAAATATGGAGGTTTTATATTATGACTAACTTTACTTTTGATGGTGCACACAGTAGTTTAGAATTCCAAATTAAACATTTAATGGTTTCTAAAGTGAAAGGTTCATTTGATCAATTTGATGTAGCTGTTGAAGGAGATATTAATGACTTCAGTACTTTGAAAGCTACTGCAACAATTATTCCAAGCTCAATTAACACTAAAAACGAAGCACGTGATAACCACTTAAAATCTGGTGATTTCTTTGGTACTGACGAATTTGATAAAATTACATTTGTGACAAAATCAGTATCTGAAAGCAAAGTTGTTGGTGATTTAACAATTAAAGGCATCACTAACGAAGAAACATTCGATGTTGAATTCAACGGAGTAAGTAAGAATCCTATGGATGGTTCTCAAGTAACAGGTATTATTGTTACTGGTACAATCAATAGAGAAAAATATGGCATTAACTTTAACCAAGCACTTGAAACTGGTGGCGTAATGCTAGGCAAAGATGTTAAATTCGAAGCATCAGCTGAATTCTCAATCTCAGAATAATCTCATTACACAATCCTCATTGTTTTAATATATATACGAAATGCCAACTATATCATCCCTAGGTATAGTTGGCATTTTTCGTTTAACTCATGTGTAACAAGCACTAACTGTTCACCCTAATTTTAGACGCCTTTCATTCAGGTAGGTCTTATTGAAACTGAAAACTTTGATGACCTTTTGCAAAGCCATTAACTGTATAAAGCATAGATCCTCCGCCCATTTCTATATCATTGGAACAAATGATGAGTTGATTTGTTCCAGGTATAAATTGCGGATGAGTAGAACGTAACATATGCCCTTCATCTCGGCCTGGTATCAATATTTGTCCTATTGGATAACCCCTTTTATTAAAAACTAACACTCGACCTTGACCATACATTGCTACGTATAAATTATCGTCACTATCAATACAACATGAGTCTGGTCCTTCATGACCTGTAAAATAGTACGGTATGGTAGCTCCAAATGGTTGTATCGTCACACCATCATCTTCAAGTGCAATGCGATGTAATCGATTGGCTGTTGTTTCTGTTACCCATAGTACTTTTTCATCTGTACTTAAAGCAATACCATTTGCTACGCTAATATTTTGAATGATAGGCGTCACTGTTCTAAAGTCCGGCGAAACATAATAAACGCCTCCTAGTGGATTGGTAGAGTATCCTCTAAAATCTGTAAAATAAAATCCACCTTTAGAATCAAATACCATGTCATCAATACAATATGCTGTTGAAAGATCTTCAATAATATCTTGTAAGTTGTCACCATTTTCTGTAGCTGCAAAAATGCCTCCTGTAGATTTAAAATCTCCTAAATAACAAACGAATAATCGGCCATCTTTATGTATTTTGATTGCTGCAGGATTCGCTTTGTGACTTACAAAAGGTCGTTTGATTTCCTTCGTTTCAGGATTGATTTTGAAAATATTGCCTTCGAATACATCCAATAAAAAGAGTTGTCCCTGCCGATCAAAGTTCAATCCTTCTAGTTGCAATCCTTTTTTGGAAATTTCAAGCCATGGTTCAGCTGTAATTGTTTGTAATTCACTTTCAGATATAATTGGAACAGCACTATTGGACTTCCCGCTATAAAATAATGTAGGTAAATCTTGTTGTGACATCATGATCATTCCTTTCATTTCATTCGTTTTAACTATCAATTTTATTTTAAACAAGATAACTATCAAATAAAATGATAACGGTTTCATCTATCTATTTTATCGGTCTAGTGGCTGATTTCAAGCTAGAAATATTGAATGACAATACAACTCTGTTAAAATGATGGACGTAGACAAATATGCGTATTGACGCTTTATTTTAAAAATTAACATGCTTATAACATGTTTATAGAAGGAGATTAACCTATGAACTATCAAGTTCTTTTATATTATAAATATATGACGATTGATGACCCTGAACAGTTTGCTCAGGATCACTTAGCCTTTTGTAAAGCACACCATTTAAAAGGTAGAATTCTTGTTTCTACAGAAGGTATTAACGGCACATTATCTGGTACAAAAGAAGAAACCGAACAATATATGGCACATATGCATGCCGATGAACGATTCAAAGATATGGTGTTTAAAATTGATGAAGCTGAAGGACATGCTTTTAAGAAAATGCATGTACGTCCTCGAAAAGAAATCGTTGCTTTAGATTTAGAAGATGACGTCGATCCAAGACACACAACTGGCCAATATTTATCACCTGTAGAATTTAGAAAAGCTCTTGAAGATGATGACACAGTCATTATTGATGCACGTAATGATTATGAATTTGATTTAGGTCATTTCCGAGGTGCAATTCGTCCAAATATCACACGTTTTAGAGATTTGCCTGACTGGATTAAAGAGAATAAAGCGTTATTTGCAGATAAAAAAGTGGTTACGTACTGTACTGGTGGCATTCGATGCGAAAAATTTTCTGGATGGCTTTTAAAAGAAGGTTTCGAAGATGTAGCTCAACTTCATGGCGGTATTGCTACATATGGTAAAGATCCTGAAACAAAAGGTGAATATTGGGACGGTAAAATGTACGTATTTGATGACCGTATCAGTGTTGATATCAACCAAGTTGAAAAAACAATTATTGGTAAGGATTGGTTTGATGGCAAACCATGTGAACGTTATATTAATTGCGCTAACCCAGAATGTAATAAACAAATATTAGTTTCTGAAGAAAACGAAACTAAATATTTAGGTGCATGCTCTTATGAATGTGCTAAACATGAGCGTAATCGTTATGTTCAAGCAAATAATATTAGTGATAATGAGTGGCAACAACGTTTAACAAACTTTGATGATTTACATCAACATGCTTAGTTTTAATTAAATACCTTTCAAAACACGCTTTGAAAATCCGATTTATAAAGGTTTTTCAAGGCTGTTTTTTATGCGCATACATAACCTGATATGTTTTTAATTATGCGCGTGTTATACTAAATTAAATTTTAATACTGCGGGGTGTCTTAAAATGCACATTTTAGTAACAGGGTTTGCGCCTTTTGACAATCAAAATATCAATCCCTCATGGGAAGCTGTGACTCAACTAGAAGATATTATTGGCACACATACAATCGATAAATTAAAACTACCAACCTCTTTTAAGAAAGTAGATAATATTATAAATAAAACGTTGGCATCTAATCATTATGATGTTGTACTAGCTATAGGACAAGCTGGTGGTAGAAATGCCATTACCCCAGAACGTGTCGCCATTAATATTGATGATGCACGTATTCCAGATAATGATGATTTTCAACCTATTGATCAAGCCATTCACTTAGACGGTGCGCCAGCTTATTTTTCAAATTTACCAGTTAAAGCAATGACTCAAAGTATTATTAATCAAGGACTTCCTGGAGCACTTTCAAATAGCGCAGGTACATTTGTTTGTAATCACACACTTTATCACTTAGGTTATTTACAAGATAAGCATTACCCTCACCTACGATTCGGATTTATTCATGTGCCATACATACCAGAGCAGGTCATTGGTAAACCCGATACACCATCTATGCCATTAGAAAAGATAGTTGCAGGTTTGACTGCAGCCATTGAAGCTATTTCTAATGATGAGGATTTACACCTAGCCCTGGGCACAACGGAATAGTTATAAGTGCACAAACAAAAGCACCCTAATTTGTTAGTTTAAGTCTAACTTTAGGGTGCTTTTGGATGATTGGTATACAGTTTTACTATAATGATGTATTTTAGCTAAACGACATTGTTTAGTCTTCTTTTTTTAACTTCCTAAAATTTACAAATGTATAAATAATAAATGCTATATTTAGAATGATGAGTATACTTACTGAAACTAAATTAAAAGTGTCTGGTTCTTTACTAAAGATAGCTGCTATCCTTGCTATCAAACTTGGCAATGAAATTACCAACACGATGAGCGCATAAATTTTCTGTTTAATTAAAATACAAGTTCCAATGAGCGCAATTAAAAGTACTAACCCAACGATGAAACTCTGTTTGTCACTTAACTCAAAGAAACTATAGATAGGATATTTTTTAATAATCAAGCCACCTAAAATCATCCATAAAAATACGATAATTCCATAAGTCACATTTATAACATACGTTATTTTTTGGTCACCAAATCGGACTAATGTATTTCGTAGAATCAGCATACCAATGACAACACCTAAAATAACGATACTAGCTATATAAAGTAAAAATGCAATTGTCACATCAAATGTACCCAAATCTAAAAACCTAGGAATTATAATGACTGCTAAAATAAAAGCGAAGTACAAAGTAATATATTTATACAAACCGGTAGTAAGACTTATCTCAGGTGATAATTGATCAGCCATTGACTTAATCGGTGTATTAATAATTGAACTTGTATCTTCGTTATTTTTTTCAGCCATAGTTAAATGATCTTCGAGCTCTTCCAATAACTCTTCTACTTCTGCTTCAGTCTTACCTCTAAATAACAATTCAACACGTAATTTTTCTAAAAAATCTTGAGATTGTTTACTTAACATCGTTTTCCCCTCCAAACAAGTTAATCATCCCTTTATTCAAAACTTGCCATTTCGATTTAAATACTTTTAGTTCCTTTAAACCTGAATCGGTAATCGTATAGTATTTCCGCCTCGGGCCGCCATTACTAGATTTTTTTATTGTCGTATCAACGTATCCTTTTTTGTTTAAACGCATTAAAACTGGATAAATACTACCCTCACTTATCTCTGGAAACTCTTGATTCTTAAGTTTCGTCATAATTTCATATCCATACGTTTCGCCTTGGGCAATGAGACCTAAT
The genomic region above belongs to Staphylococcus aureus and contains:
- a CDS encoding GNAT family N-acetyltransferase translates to MINTERLNLMIPSSSHLIELYNICSHPQANIYTPKGLHNSKLDTQRWIEKWRNHWQQYQFGYFVLVKKIDCSVIGICGYEYRQLKQETVLNLFYKLHPSFEGQGYACEAITAITNFVNYIDQETVKVIRTNKCNQRSINLAERLKFKRDDTMDDIINQGDIVFYK
- a CDS encoding energy-coupling factor transporter transmembrane protein EcfT, coding for MNQYNTIGFHPGNSRIHQLNATVKLLFLLVVSISAMVTYDTRYLILISASSILLVKYAHIEWKQVRFVVKFILFFTILNIIAVYIFDPEYGVKIYNQRTELVNGIGRFTLTSQELFYLFNLILKYISTVPLALIFLFTTNPSHFAASLNQLGVNYKISYAVSLALRYIPDIQETYFNISQAQQARGYDNSKKAKFTSRVKGIKRIVLPLIFSSIERIDTISTAMELRQFGQYKRRTWYVKKQLKKDDYVVLCLTLILLMLVVTLFFLNNSRYFNPWH
- a CDS encoding ABC transporter ATP-binding protein produces the protein MTEPIISFKDFSFQYHSQATPTLQNINVDIYPGEKVLVVGASGSGKSTFANCINGLIPFKTKGNITGELYINNQDATVSCLHDRSNVVGTVLQDTDGQFIGLTAAEDMAFLLENNCVEQDDMKKNVSYWAEKVGMIEHLNHRPQDLSGGQKQRVSLGGILIHRTPILILDEPLANLDPATGHETLRLLNNIHEETKSTMIIVEHRLEESLDDTFDRVLLFKDGKIIANTTPSDLLKSSKLKEAGIREPLYCTALKYAEVDVESIDNLANLRDVCMSEHVKFKVKKWIDETSANNDNKYKSEPLLELNEVCVQYSDYSNSVLNNVQLNVYRREMLSIVGHNGAGKSTLAKAICGFLDITGNIQFCNRGFNQLSISERSEFVGYVMQNPNHMISEKMIYDEVALGLRARGMKESDIKIRVENVLKICGLYAFRNWPIAALSYGQKKRVTIASVLVLNPEIIILDEPTAGQDFYHYNEIMSFLIELNRQGKTIIMITHDMHLLSEYSSRTVVLSKGQVVADTTPVLVLNDKKICEIASLRQTSLFEMAEYIGISEPQKLVQLFINHDRKVRRQ
- a CDS encoding ECF-type riboflavin transporter substrate-binding protein, yielding MKKQDISVKTVVAIGIGAAVFVILGRFVVIPTGFPNTNIETSYAFLALISAIFGPFAGLMTGLVGHAIKDFTTYGSAWWSWVICSGIIGCLYGWIGLKLNLSSGRFSRKSMVYFNIGQIIANIICWALIAPTLDILIYNEPANKVYTQGVISAVLNIISVGIIGTILLKAYASSQIKKGSLRKE
- a CDS encoding S-adenosyl-l-methionine hydroxide adenosyltransferase family protein is translated as MGNYLVLQSDFGLSDGAVSAMYGVAYTVSDDIRVENLTHDIPPYDIWVASYRLYQTVKYWPKGTVFVSVVDPGVGSDRRSIACLTYSGHYIITPDNGSLSHIKHYEGIKKVIEIDEVKSRLPHSEESHTFHGRDVYAYNGARLAANKIAFERLGQAINVDSIEALEIREVTKNEDSVTGSIDILDIRFGSLWTNIPLAFLKSLEIVHGNNLVVTIYHQDKKVYQNIIKFARSFADVNVGEPLVYVNSLVNIGVAVNQDSFSDLYHIGTGNDWTIHLSKAPSI
- a CDS encoding YceI family protein; this translates as MTNFTFDGAHSSLEFQIKHLMVSKVKGSFDQFDVAVEGDINDFSTLKATATIIPSSINTKNEARDNHLKSGDFFGTDEFDKITFVTKSVSESKVVGDLTIKGITNEETFDVEFNGVSKNPMDGSQVTGIIVTGTINREKYGINFNQALETGGVMLGKDVKFEASAEFSISE
- a CDS encoding SMP-30/gluconolactonase/LRE family protein, coding for MSQQDLPTLFYSGKSNSAVPIISESELQTITAEPWLEISKKGLQLEGLNFDRQGQLFLLDVFEGNIFKINPETKEIKRPFVSHKANPAAIKIHKDGRLFVCYLGDFKSTGGIFAATENGDNLQDIIEDLSTAYCIDDMVFDSKGGFYFTDFRGYSTNPLGGVYYVSPDFRTVTPIIQNISVANGIALSTDEKVLWVTETTANRLHRIALEDDGVTIQPFGATIPYYFTGHEGPDSCCIDSDDNLYVAMYGQGRVLVFNKRGYPIGQILIPGRDEGHMLRSTHPQFIPGTNQLIICSNDIEMGGGSMLYTVNGFAKGHQSFQFQ
- a CDS encoding rhodanese-related sulfurtransferase, yielding MNYQVLLYYKYMTIDDPEQFAQDHLAFCKAHHLKGRILVSTEGINGTLSGTKEETEQYMAHMHADERFKDMVFKIDEAEGHAFKKMHVRPRKEIVALDLEDDVDPRHTTGQYLSPVEFRKALEDDDTVIIDARNDYEFDLGHFRGAIRPNITRFRDLPDWIKENKALFADKKVVTYCTGGIRCEKFSGWLLKEGFEDVAQLHGGIATYGKDPETKGEYWDGKMYVFDDRISVDINQVEKTIIGKDWFDGKPCERYINCANPECNKQILVSEENETKYLGACSYECAKHERNRYVQANNISDNEWQQRLTNFDDLHQHA
- the pcp gene encoding pyroglutamyl-peptidase I; translated protein: MHILVTGFAPFDNQNINPSWEAVTQLEDIIGTHTIDKLKLPTSFKKVDNIINKTLASNHYDVVLAIGQAGGRNAITPERVAINIDDARIPDNDDFQPIDQAIHLDGAPAYFSNLPVKAMTQSIINQGLPGALSNSAGTFVCNHTLYHLGYLQDKHYPHLRFGFIHVPYIPEQVIGKPDTPSMPLEKIVAGLTAAIEAISNDEDLHLALGTTE
- a CDS encoding PadR family transcriptional regulator → MSVSDQIMKGLLDGAILGLIAQGETYGYEIMTKLKNQEFPEISEGSIYPVLMRLNKKGYVDTTIKKSSNGGPRRKYYTITDSGLKELKVFKSKWQVLNKGMINLFGGENDVK